The following proteins are encoded in a genomic region of Phycisphaera sp.:
- a CDS encoding catalase translates to MTTADGNPIGMQQAMTAGSRGPLLMQDVQLLEQMQHFNRERIPERSVHAKGSGAYGTFTVTHDISKWTKADFLSKVGKTTEVISRFSTVAGERGAADAERDVRGFALKFYTDEGNWDMVGNNTPVFFVRDPYKFQNFIHTQKRDPKTNLRDMDMQWDFWSLCPESLHQVTILFSDRGRPVGYRHMHGFGSHTYSFINKDGERVWCKFHFKSQQGCENLMDEEGDELIGQDRESSQKDLFEAIKKGDYPKWTMKVQAMTQGEADAWEKKTGWNPFDLTKVWPHDDFPLHEVGVLELNRNAENYHAEIEQASYSPSALVPGIGPSPDKMLQARLMSYADAHRYRVGNNYHQLPVNKPRCPVFNSQRDGQMATAESYGSRPNYWPSSRQGMPDTEPQYKDPAWDLGQTTVDRFDSTVDHDDYTQPGNLYRMFDDAHKDRLATRIAGVLGQARKEVQMRQLCHFFRADEDYGKRVADKLGVNLDEIMQAAGNGQATHA, encoded by the coding sequence ATGACCACCGCGGACGGCAACCCCATCGGCATGCAGCAGGCGATGACCGCCGGCTCAAGGGGCCCGCTGCTGATGCAGGACGTGCAGTTGCTCGAGCAGATGCAGCACTTCAACCGCGAGCGCATCCCCGAGCGTTCGGTGCATGCCAAGGGCAGCGGGGCGTATGGCACGTTCACCGTCACCCACGACATCAGCAAGTGGACCAAGGCCGACTTCCTGAGCAAGGTGGGCAAGACCACCGAGGTCATCTCGCGGTTCAGCACAGTGGCGGGCGAGCGCGGGGCGGCCGACGCCGAACGTGACGTGCGTGGGTTCGCGCTGAAGTTCTACACCGACGAGGGCAACTGGGACATGGTGGGCAACAACACGCCCGTGTTCTTCGTGCGCGACCCGTACAAGTTCCAGAACTTCATCCACACCCAGAAGCGCGACCCCAAGACGAACCTGCGCGACATGGACATGCAGTGGGACTTCTGGAGCCTGTGCCCCGAGAGCCTGCACCAGGTGACCATCCTGTTCAGCGATCGCGGCCGGCCGGTGGGCTACCGCCACATGCACGGCTTCGGCAGCCACACGTACAGCTTCATCAACAAGGACGGCGAGAGGGTGTGGTGCAAGTTCCACTTCAAGAGCCAGCAGGGCTGCGAGAACCTGATGGACGAGGAGGGCGACGAGCTCATCGGCCAGGATCGCGAGAGCTCCCAGAAGGATCTCTTCGAGGCCATCAAGAAGGGCGACTACCCCAAGTGGACCATGAAGGTCCAGGCCATGACCCAGGGCGAGGCCGACGCCTGGGAGAAGAAGACCGGCTGGAACCCCTTCGACCTGACCAAGGTCTGGCCGCACGACGACTTCCCGCTGCACGAGGTGGGCGTGCTGGAACTCAACCGCAACGCCGAGAACTATCACGCCGAGATCGAGCAGGCCAGCTACAGCCCCAGCGCTCTGGTGCCGGGCATCGGCCCGAGCCCCGACAAGATGCTGCAAGCGCGGCTCATGAGCTACGCCGACGCCCACCGCTACCGCGTGGGTAACAACTACCACCAGTTGCCGGTCAACAAGCCCAGGTGCCCGGTCTTCAACAGCCAGCGCGACGGGCAGATGGCCACCGCCGAGAGCTACGGCAGCCGGCCGAACTACTGGCCGAGCAGCCGGCAGGGCATGCCCGACACCGAGCCGCAGTACAAGGACCCGGCTTGGGACCTGGGGCAGACGACCGTCGACCGCTTCGACAGCACCGTCGATCATGACGACTACACCCAGCCGGGCAACCTGTACCGGATGTTCGACGACGCCCACAAGGACCGTCTGGCGACGCGCATCGCCGGTGTGTTGGGGCAGGCCAGGAAGGAAGTGCAGATGCGGCAGCTCTGCCACTTCTTCCGCGCCGATGAGGATTACGGCAAGCGTGTGGCCGACAAGCTGGGCGTGAACCTCGACGAGATCATGCAGGCTGCTGGGAACGGCCAGGCCACCCACGCCTGA